In Cervus elaphus chromosome 29, mCerEla1.1, whole genome shotgun sequence, a single window of DNA contains:
- the LOC122686081 gene encoding interferon alpha-1/13-like: MAKIYLLVAGVMLCSIPACSLDNKEISRHLRQMKTIPSQSCLEHRHDFKFPWRRENITSIQMTQGTCYHQVMLQQIFNLFTTESSWGAWNSALLDKLLSSLGQSLEKLGEVTLDCPDLAIAVQKYFQGIHLYLKGKAYSPCAWEVVRVEIEKCLSLM, from the coding sequence ATGGCCAAGATCTATTTGCTAGTGGCAGGAGTCATGCTCTGCTCCATCCCTGCTTGTTCTCTTGACAACAAAGAAATCTCCAGACATTTGAGACAGATGAAAACGATCCCCTCTCAGTCATGCCTAGAGCACAGACACGACTTCAAATTTCCTTGGAGAAGAGAGAATATCACCTCAATCCAGATGACTCAAGGCACCTGTTATCACCAAGTGATGCTCCAGCAGATCTTCAACCTCTTCACCACGGAGAGCAGCTGGGGTGCTTGGAACAGCGCCCTCCTCGACAAACTACTCTCCAGCCTGGGTCAGAGCCTGGAAAAGCTGGGAGAAGTGACTCTGGATTGTCCTGATTTGGCAATTGCTGTCCAGAAGTATTTCCAAGGAATCCATCTCTACTTGAAGGGAAAGGCATACAGCCCCTGTGCCTGGGAGGTTGTCAGGGTGGAAATTGAAAAGTGCCTTTCCCTCATGTAA